CATCAACAGCTTCGGGCTGGCCAACTTCTTTGTTGGCGTGGACCCCAACTTCACGGCCATCAACGTGCTGGAGTCGAGCGGACGCTCTACCTATAACGCTCTGCAGTTCCGCACCACCGGCCGCTTCACCGACATGGACGGGTTCGTCCGCAACATGTGGATGAACATTTCCTACAACTTGAGCCGCTTTGAAGTGATCTCAGGCGACCAGGACTTTCTGCCCTCGGTTGCCTTCAACGACAACTTCTTAAGCGATCAGAACCGCGGCCCCGGCGGAACCGACCGCACCCACCAGTTGAGCGCCCAGTTCTTCATGGATCTCCCCTGGGGATTCGGGCTGAACTGGAACCAGCGCTGGGCCACGGCCTTGCCCCAGAACCTGCTTCTGTCCGGCGCCGGTGGTGGAAACAACATTTTCACCTCCGACCTGGACGGCGACGGAACCTCGGGCGACTTCGTGGGCGACCGCGGCGACTTCGGCCGCGGAATCAGCAGCGTTGACGAACTCAACGCCCTGATCAACGGCTTCAACAGCAGCATCGCCGGCAATATCACCCCGGCGGGCCGCGCCTTGGTCAGCGCGGGACTCTTCACCGAGGCCCAACTGATCGCCTTGGGAGCGGTCGCTCCCAGCCTGCAACTGGCTCCGGCCGGACAGGTCTTCAACGACTCCTTCATCACCTCCGACATTCGAGTCACCAAGCACTTCGAAATCGGCGGCGGCGACCGGGTCGTGACCATCTCTCCTTCGGTGGAGATCTTCAACCTGTTCAACGTGGCCAACTACGGCCGCCTGGGCAACAGCGCCAACGGCATCCTCAGCGGACAGCCGGGCGCCCCCAACGGCACGGTGCAGGGCACCCGCACCAACCTCATCGGATTGGGATCGGGAAGCTTCTCGCAGGGCATCCCGCGCTCCTTCCAGTTTGCGCTGCGCGTCTCCTTCTAGGGGCCTGAGCGCATGCAACACTACGAGCCCCGCCGGATCGATCCGGCGGGGCTCGTTCGTTTAGGACAAAGTGTTTTTGAAACATCGGACCGCCTCGTCCCTCTACAAAGACGTCGGCGGGCCTTTAATATCCGCTACACTATCGATGATGAAGATAAGATTGATCTTAGCCCTTATCCCTTTGCTCTTATGGACGGCTCCGGCTCTGCCGGGCCAGGACGAGCCGGCGGCCCGCCAGGAAGAGAGCCGCGACTACTTTAAGAAATGGCTGCAGGAAGACGTCCTCTACATCATCACCCCCGAGGAGCGGGCCGTTTTCGAGGACCTGCGGACTGAAGAAGAGAAGACGCGCTTTATCGAGGCCTTCTGGAAGCGGCGCGATCCCGATCCCCAGACGATCGAGAACAGCTACAAGGAAGAGCACTACCGCAGGATCGCCTACGCCAACGAACACTTTTCGGCCGGATTGCCCGGCTGGAAGACCGACCGGGGACGCGTCTACATCCGCTTCGGTCCTCCCACCCAGCGCGACGTCAATCCCACCGGGACCACCCTGGCCGATCCCCGGGGCGGCGTGGCCAACGCCCTCGAGGGACGCATCGAGGGCGGCGTCACCCAGCGCGAGATCATCACCTTTCCTTTTGAAACCTGGTACTACAACTACATCGAGGGCATCGGCAGCGGCATCACCCTGGAATTCGTGGACCGTTCCGGCGCCGGACTCTACAAGCTGGCCCTCGATGAAGACGAAAAGAACGTCTACGCCTACAAGGACCCCCTGGCCGACCCGGCCAGCGCGGCCAAGAGCGACCTTTTCCGCCTTTCCAAGGACCGCCAGTTCTATAAGACCGAACTGTTGAGCAAGGTGACTTCGGCGCCCGTCGTCAAGTTCGCCGATCTGGCGGGAGTGGTTTCTTCGCGGGTCACCTACGACCAGATCCCTTTTCAGCTCGCCGTGTCCCACGTGCAGGTGACCGACAGCTCCTACTACGTGCCGGTGACCTTCACCCTGCCCGTCTCGGATCTCACCTTCAAGAAGGAGGGAGAGGCCAACAAGGCCTCAGTCAACATCTTCATACAGGCCCGGGACCTTTCCAAGCGCATCAGCGCCATGGTGGAAGACACCCTGGAACTGACGGGAACCGAGGAGCAGTTGCCGGCCATGCGGCGGGGCAACGCCCTCTACTCCAAGAAGATCCTGCTGCCGGCGGGCCGCCACCTGCTGGACGTGGTGGTCAAGGACGTCCATTCGGGCAAAGTGGGAAACAAGCAGCAACTCGTCCACCTCGAGGTGCAAGAAGGACTGAGCCTGAGCTCCCTCATTCTTGCCGACGTGATGCGTCCGCTGATGGGAAAAGAGACCTTGGCCGATCCCTTCGCCATCGGCGATCACAAGGTGGTGCCCAACGTGGGCAACGAATTCCGCTCCAGTCAGCGGGTGGGGCTCTTCTTCCAGCTCTACGGCCTGCAGATCGATCAGTCCTCGCTGCGTCCGGACGTCGAGCTGACGGTGCGCTTCAAGCAGGGCGACCGCAACCTGGTCACCATCGAGGACGACCTCAGCACCTTCGGCAAAGTCAGGGGCGAGCAGGCCTCGGTGACCATCAGTCTGCCGCTGGCCAAGTTCCCCGCGGGCACCGTGGTTGTGGAGGTCGAGGCCAAGGACCGCCTCAGCGGCCAGAGCACCCGGAGCGAGGCGTCTTTCCGCATCCTCAAGAAAGAGGACTCAGACTCTTGAGGCCTCGATGGGCGGCGGCAACTCCCCCACGGCTGATCCTTCGCTCCCCCGGCGGGACGGACGGCCCGGTGCCTCTAAGTTGCCGCAGGTAAGACCACTTCTCCACTTCAGAGAACTTCGGGGGCATGGACTTGGGGAGCGGATTGCGGTAAAATCCAGGTCTTTTCCAGCGACCGAAGTCTCAACATGCTCAAAGATCTTTTCAACAAGCCGAAATGGCAGCATCGTGATCCCTCGGTGCGCCGGGAAGTGATCGCCGAGTTGTCTGATCAGGAGCTTGAGGAGGCTCTCAGCGAGTTGCTCGAGGATCCTGAGGCCCAGGTGCGGATCGCGGCCCTGGAACGGGCCCGCTCCTTGGAAACCCTGCATCGGCTGTGTCGAGAAGATGAAGAGGATGAAGAAGAGGTGCGCGAGGCCGCCGGCCAGCGCCTGCGCCAGCTTCTGCGCGATCCCTCCGAGGACGCTCTCCCCCTCTCGCAGCGCATCGATTTCCTCAAGGGACTCGACGACCAGGGATTGATCGAAGACCTCTTGAGCACGGCTCCGCACAGCGAGCTGCGGCGGGCTTTGCTGGAAATGGGCCCGCGCCAGAAGGCGGTGGCCGACATGGCCGTGGACGACACCGACCATGACTTGCGCCTGCTGGCCCTCCAGCGCCTTGAGGAGGAAGCGTTGCTGGCGCGCGTGATGCGCGACACCCGGCGCCACGACAAGCGTATCCACCGCGAGGCCCGCGCCAAGCTGCAGCAAAAACGCCTGCAGCGGGGAGATCCCAAGGCCGTGCGCCGCCGCCGCGAGGAACTCTGCCAGCAAGCCGAGAAACTGGCGTGGACGGTGGATGCCGATCGCGACGCCAAGTCGCTTGAAGTCATCGTGGAGGAATGGAAGAGCCTGCCGGTAGCCGCCGAAGAGGAGCTTCAGGAGCGCTTCGACGCCATTTGCCACCGCGGATTGAACCGCGACGAGGCCGTCGATTCCGCCAAAGAATCAGCAGACCAGGCCCAAGAGCCTCCAGAGCCTGCTCCGACCGGCGAGGCTGATGAAGGAGAGACCGCCGAGGCCGCCGCTCCCTCCCAGCAGAAAGCCGGAGCTCAAGCCGTCATCGAGCGGGCCGAGCGTCTGGCCCGAGACAAAAAAGCCGGACTGCAGCAACGCCTCCTCACCCGCCTCAAGGAATCCTGGCAAACGGCCCGACGCGAGGAGGAGGTTTCGGAAGAAGAGACGCGGCAGTTCAAGACGGCGTTGTCGCAGCTTGAGCAACTGTTGGCAGAGCAATCCAAGCGCAATGAGGAAATTCTCTCCGAGATTCGCTCTCATCTGGGCCAGGTGGAGCAGCATCTGGGCCAGGGGGAACTGCGGGAGGCGCGGCTCCTCTTCCGCAAGTGCTCGCGCCGCTTCAAGGGACTGCCCGGACTCACCCGCAAGCAGCGCGACACCATGCGCAGCCGGCTCAAGGCCGTGCATGCCGGCGTTCGCGAACTCAAGGACTGGCATCATTGGGGCAACAACCAGCAGCGGCTGCGCCTGATCGAGAGCATGGAAGCCCTGGCCGGGAGCGAATTGCATCCGGAGGAGTTGAACAAGCGCATCAAGGCCGCCCGCAACCAATGGATGCGCTTGGAGCAAAGCGAGAAGCTGCCCGACGATCCGCCTCACTACGCCTCGGGGCCGGGGCTGTGGAGGCGCTTCCACGCCGCCTGCAACCGGGCTTACGAGCCCTGCAAGCAGTTCTTCAAGGAGAGGGCCGAGAAACGCAAGGCCAAGACCGCCGAGTTGGAAGCCGTTTGCCGGCGCCTGGAAGCCGATCCCGAACTGAGCGGGGACCCGCCCGACTGGAAGCCCTTGGACCGCCTCATCCGCGAAGGAGCCCGTTCTTTGCGCAGGCTCAACGAGATCGAGCCCAAAAAGCGAGGTCCCATGGCGCGCCGCATCCGCAAGGCGCTCAAGGGATTGGACCGGCGCCTCCGGGAACTGCAGAAGCCCCACGAGGAGGCTAAGAAGCAGTTGATCGAGGCCGCCAAGGCTCAGATCGAAGCCGAGGACATCGGGCAGGCCACCGCCGAGATCCGCCGCCTGCAACAGCAGTGGAAGGAAACGGGAACCACCGCGCGCCCCCGCGAGCAGGCCCTGTGGAAGGATTTCCGGGCGGCCTGCAACGCCGTATTCGAGCGCTTCAAGGCCAAGCGCAAGGAAGAAGAGCAAGCCCAGCAGCAACACAACCGCGAACTCATGCAGATCTGTGCCGAGATCGAGAAACTGTGCAAGTTGGAGGGCGAGCAACTGGTCAAGGCCGAAGAGGAGTTCGAGAAAGCCCGCCAGTCCTGGGCCGAGGCGGAGTCGCGTTCGCCTGGTCTGGAGCGGCGCTTCGTCCGGTGCTGCGGGCGGTTCAGCGGCAAGCTCAAGGCGATTCGGCGCGATCAGGCCAAGGAGCGCCGCCGCCGTCAGGCCGAAGAACGCATGCAGTCGTTGCGCCGCAAGGGGGATCTGTGCGCTGAACTAGAAGCTGTGCAGGGCCTGTCCGCAGCCAAGGCAAAGAAAATGGTGGAAAGCGCGCAAGCCCAGTGGGAGGAGTTGCCTGAGCTCTCCAAAGAGGACGAGCAGCGCATGCGCCGGCGTTTTGATCAGGCCTGCCAAGCCTTGCTGGAGGGGCGTTCCCAGGACTGGGACGAAACCGCGGCCAAGCACCTCCGGGAAGCCGACTTGCTGTGCGTGCGCATGGAAATGCTGGCCGGGATCGATTCGCCCCCCGAGTCCGCCGAGGTGCGCATGCGCTACCAGGTTTCGCGTCTCTCCTCAGCCTTGGTGGACCGGGAGAAGCCCGCCAATCCCAAGAGCGAGGCCGAAGAGATCGAGCACGACCTGTGCTTTTTGGGCCCCTTGCCCGACGAGAAGGCGGAGGGTATCCAGAAGCGCTTCCTGCAGGCCTTGGAAAGTTTCCGCAAGAAAGGCTAGTGCTGCCGCTCATGGATTCTGAAGCCAGGACCCTCCGTTTCTTGTCCCTGACGGGGACAGATTCGCCAGCCCAGCGACTGTGTTAGAAGTCAAGTCCGGGCTCGCCGAAGGCGAGCGATTCGCCAGCCCAGGGTCAGCCGCGGCGAGCGCCAGCGGGACGGCGGCGGCACCCCGGGTTTCAGACGGCAAAGGTCTGAACGCTGAAAGCGTGGAATAACGCCAAAGGGTGGCTCAAAACTTCTGGCGCACTGTCACTAGATTTTTCCCTCGCCAGGCAGCACCAGCAGGCGGGGGATGCGCACGTGGCTGGGCTGGTCGAGCAGAAAGCGGACGCTGCGGGCCACGTCCTGGGGACGCAGAGGATGCTCCATTCCCAGCGTGTCGGCGGGATGCTCCTCGTAATGCTCGTGCAATTCCGTTCGCACCAGTCCCGGTTGCACGCAGGACACCTTCACGTCGCTGCCGGCCAATTCCATCCGCAGCGCTTCCGACAGAGCCTCCAGCGCGAACTTTGTCCCCGCATAGCCTCCCGCCCGCTCGCGGGTCTTGGTGCCCAAGACGCTGGAGACGTTGATCAGGTGTCCCCATCCCTGCTTCTGGAAGAGTCTCAGGGCCAGGTAGGCCATTCGGTAAGCTGCCTCCACGTTGAGGCGCACCATGCGGCACAGGCGCTCGATGTTGATCTCGCTGACGGAGCCGGTCTCGATGATTCCGGCGTTGTTGATGACCACGTCGCATCCGCCATGGATCAAGAGGGCCTTTTCCAGCACTTGAGAGGGCAAAGAGGGATCGGTCAGATCGCCCGCCAGATAGGCGCATTCGGGCAACTCTTCGGCCAGCCGGCGCAAGCGTTGCTCGCGGCGGGCGGTGACCATGATCTTGGCTCCGCATTGGGCCAGATCGCGGGCCACGGCTTCGCCGATGCCGCTGCTGCCACCGGTCACCACCACCGTCTGTCCGCTCAAATCCATGAAGCGATAGTAAGGCAATCCCGGCTGAGCGGGCAACTGCCGATTCAGGCTCCGGGCTCCGGCACCAGCTTCCCGCTGAGCCATCCCAGCATGGCGGCGATGGCGCCGATGATCATGTTGACCAACATGCCCACGACCCGGATGACCATGGCCTGGACGACGCCCACGGCATCGGGCGTATTGAGGGCCTTGGGATGGTTGAAGTAGGTCTCCGCGCCCAACAGATAGGAGCCGGCGGTTCCCGCGATGATCAACACTTGGGCCACGAAGGCGATGGTTATGCCCAGAAGGGCGGCCTGCAGCACTCCGTATCCGCGTAAGCGGCGCCCGAAGGCTCCCAGGAAGATGCAGGCGAAAAGGGTTGTGAGGACCAGACTGGCTTGACTGGTTCCTTCCTCATAAGGAACCTCGAAGATGCCCAACAGCAGGCGCAGGATGAACATCACCACCAGCCACAGAATGGCCACGCGTGCGAAACGGATGTATTCACTCATGGGGGGCATTCTAGGGCTCCGGCGGCGGGTCCGCAATAAAGCGCTGTAGCAAGGTGCCGTCTTGTCTGAAGACGCGCACCGTGGGCGGGGCGCCCGGGCAGTGTCCTTCGCCCATGACGACTTCGTCGATGCCGTCCCCATCGACGTCCAGCGCTGCCACATTGGCGCCGCATCCTCCCTCATCGCGGCCCTCGGCGTAGAAGTAGTTCTGCAACTTCCCGTCCCAGGAGTAGAGGCGGATGTGGGGCGGGTGCCCTTGCAGGGCGCCTGGCGCGGCCACCAGGCCCCAGCCGCCGGATCGCAGGCGCAGGGCGGCCAAGCTCAGCCCGTAATCGGTGTTGAAGGCCTCCCAGCGGGTGCCCGGCCGGCCGTCCTCCCCCAGCGGGTAAACGAACCCGTGATTGACCGAGACAGGAGTGGGCCAGACCACCAGTCGTTTGGGATCGGGCAGCGCCAGGGCGCGCAGAGAGTTGACGAAATCCAGGCCCGGCAGTTCCCAGGTACGCAGCAATCCGCTTTCCAGGGAGTATTCGTAAACCGCCTTGGGGGCGTCCGGGCCCGGGCCGGGAGCCGCCAGCAGGGTTCCACGTGCGGCGCCCACCCAGGCTCCGTATCCCTGCTCGGGCAGGGAGAAGCGCCTGAGTTCACGTCCCCCCAGGTCGAAGATGCGGATCTGCGAGGGGGCCCGGACGCCGGGTCCGGGGGCCAGCGCTATCTCGTCTCCGGGAGCGGACGCAAAGTCGCCCACCGCAACGTTGCAGGAATAGCCCACCGACGGGAAGGATTCCAATTCGCCCAGCCGTTGGCCATCGGGGCGGAAGAGGCGGACCCGGCAAGGGTGATCGATGTCGGGGCCGGGAAGGGCGGCGATGAAGGGCCGGTTGGCGGCATCGTAACCCGCCGCCACCGCGACGCCGTCTCCGAAGTTGTCGTAGGGATGTCCCGCTTTGCCCACCCGGAACTGCTGCATTCCGTCGAACTTGAAGAAGAAGGAGACGAGCAGTCCCAAGAGGGCGTGGGACAGCGCTACGGCCCACAGGTTGGGGCGGCGCGAGAAGCTCCAGCACCAGACCAGTCCCCCCAGGAAAGAGGCTGCCATGAGGGGCCAGTTGGGAAGGTGAAAGAGGGCGAAGAGGGCTGCGGCGGCCAACACGGCGCCGTCTCGGCTGCCCAGCACGTCCTCCCAGCGCGCCAGCAGAAAGCTTTGCAGGATGAACTGTTGGGCCAGGGCCCAGGGAAGGTAGATCCAGGGCAGGCTTCCCTGCTCGGGCTGCAGCCGCCCGCCCAGCCCGGCCAGCAGCAGGATGGCGGCTGTCAGGGCCAGCGTCAGCGGCAGCAGCAGGCGCAAGGAGGCCGCCAGGTTATCGAGGCGCAGGCCCATTTCCCGGCGTCCGCCGCTGAGCAGCAGGTTGAGCAGCAGAATCAGGAAGCAGCCCAGGTAGACGCCGCCCAGAATCCACCCGTCGTAGTACTCGAAGCGTCCCCACCACAGGTAGCCCCAGATCAAGGCCGAGAAGAAGGCCAGAAGCAGCAGCGAGCTGAGGCGCCGGTGGCGGCTTAACCAGTTGCCCGAAGGTGAGAGGTGGTGCTGCGCGCTCGACATAGTCCGCTGCGGACTGATGCGTCCGCGAGCAGGCAGTGTAGCGCCGCCGGGCCTCCTGGAGCAAACCGGCATCCGGGTTCGCCGAAAGCGAGCGATTCCCTAGCCCGCGACTGTGTTGGAGGTCAATGTGGGCCAGAAACGAGCGATTCGCCCTCCTTCGCCAAAGGTTACGGAGGGCGAGGCAAGGCTTTGGAGGGGCCGCCGACCCACCGTCTCAAAGCTTGAGTCCGGGCTCGCTGAAGGCGAGCGATTCGACTAGCCCTCGATTAGCATTAGCCCAGGGTGCAGCACCGTCTCAAGGCTCAAGTCCGGGCTCGCTGAAGGCGAGCGATTCGATTAGCCCAGGGTGCAGCCCGCGGCAAGCGAAGCGCAGCAAGGGCGAAACCCTGGGTACGGTGCTTCACCTATAGAGTTAGGATGCAGCATGGCCCAAGTTAAGACTCTTCTGGCGCAGCACTAGCCGCCAGCAGCGATTTCTGGGGACTGGACTCCTGCACGACGGGCAGGCGCCAAGAACTGCCCGTGGGAGGCAGCGTGATCTTCAAGGCACTGGCAGCACACGTAGTGCATGGGGTTGCAGGCTACGCAGCGCAGCCGCGTGGGCCGTCCGCATTGGTGACAGTGATCGCCGGCCAGGGAATGAAAAACCAGGTTCCTAGGGTCGCTCATGATCATGCTCCGCATAAGGTACAGACATGGCTTTGTCCCGCTGGCGGCATGGTTGGCCTGCAATGACGGCATGGGACCGGGTCGATTGGCATGGGACCGGGTCGATTGGCATGGGGCCGGGTCGAACGGCGGCATGGATACAGTCCCACCCGGCCTGATGCAATAACGGTAGCAAGCACCTCTGACAGCGAGCAGATTGCGTCCGCTTGATCTCGTCGGCCTCGGCGGCGACAATGACGGCTTCATGACGCGCTGGTTTTTCATCGGAGCGGCGGGGGCTTGCGGAACACTGCTGCGCTACGCCATCGACCTGTGGCTGGCTGAAAGGCTGGGCAAGTCCTTTCCCTGGGGTACGCTGACAGTCAATCTGCTGGGCTGCTTTTTCATCGGCGTGGCCCTCAACCTGCTGCAGGACCGCTTCTTGCTCTCGCCCTACTGGAGGGCGGCCCTGCTGATCGGGTTTCTGGGAGGCTTGACGACCTTTTCCTCCTTCGGCGTGCAGGCCTTCGGCTTTTTCAAAGCGGGGCAGGTGGAAGCGGCCCTGGGTTACATCGCCGTCTCCAACCTGGCCGGCGTCCTGTTAGTGTGGGCGGGATACGTCCTGGCCCGCTCCTTCTGATCTTTGGGGCGCCTCAGGATTCCATCCAAAACCAGCGTCTTGCGCGGGGACCGAAGGTGAGGCCGAAGCGCTGCATGCCCATGTCACGCGCCACGGTCGCCGCCTCCTCGGGCGAATCGGTGAGATGGATCAGCTCCAGGTCGCGCTCCGAGATGGTGCGTTCAGTGACGAACTTTTCCCGCAGCAGGTCCATGAGGGGTTGCCAGTAGTCGTTTCCCATCAAAATGATGGGAAACTGCCGGATCTTGCCGGTCTGAATCAAGGTGGCGGTTTCGAAGATCTCGTCCATGGTGCCGAAGCCTCCGGGAAGGACGACGAAGGCATAGGAGTATTTGACCAGCATGACCTTGCGCACGAAGAAATAGCGGAAGTCGATGGACTCGTCGAGGTAGGGGTTGGGCTTTTGTTCCCTGGGCAGTTCGATGTTGCAGCCGATGCTGCGTCCGTCCACGTCCTTGGCCCCTCGATTGGCGGCCTCCATGATGCCTGGCCCGCCTCCCGTCATGACGGTGAAACCGGCTTGGGCCAGGTGGCGGCCGGCAGCCCGTCCCAGTTGGTAGTAGCGGTGGTTCTCCGAGAAGCGGGCTGATCCGAAGACGGTGACGCAGGGACCCACGAAGTGAAGGGTGCGGAATCCTTTCAGGAACTCCCAACTGATGCGGAAGAGGCGCAGCAACTCGCTGCCACGCCGCTGGGGGCCCCGAAGGAACTCGATTTCGTCCTTGGCGGGACCGTGGCGAGAATTCGCCTGGTCTTCATCGGTGGACGGCGGGTGCGTTCGGTCCTGTGAGCTTTGCGGCATGGATTCATTCTAAAGCCGGCCCTTCCCGATGGCCACTTCCGTTAACGGATGCGGGGCCGCCCTTCTCCCGAATAGTGCGATGCCATTCGGAATGAGGCCTGTTAAGATTCACGCGCCTCCTCCCGTCGATAGTCGTAGAGAGACGTCTTAAGGAGAGAGCAATGACCCAGTTGTTTCAAGATCTGCGTTTCGCGCTGCGTACCCTTTTCAAGAACCCCGGTTTCACCATCGTGGCCGTCCTGGCTCTGGCGCTGGGTATCGGCGCCAACGCCAGTATTTTCAGTTTTGTCAATGCTTTTCTCTTACGGCCCATGCCTTTCGCCGAGCCGGAGCGGCTGGTTCATGTCTGGGGCACCGATTCCCGCCGCGGCTATGACAAGTTCCGCGTTTCGGTGCCCGAGTTCCAGGACTGGAGGGAGCGCGGCCGCTCCTTCGCCGATCTGGCAGCCTTCAACTACACCGAAGAAACGCTGACCGGACTGGATGTGCCCGAGAAGATCTCGGCGGGACGCGTTTCCTCCAACCTGATGGAGTTGTTGGGTGTCGAGCCGCTGCAAGGACGGGCTTTCCTGCCCGGCGAGGACTCGCGGACCGCCACTCCCGTTGCCGTCATCAGCGAGCGGCTGTGGAAGAACCGCTTGGGCGGGGAAGCCGTCCTGGGACAGCCCATTGAAATCAACGAAACGGCCTACGCCATCATCGGCGTCATGCCCGACCGCTTCCGTTTCCCCCTGCCCACCACCGATGTCTGGATGCCCCGCATCATGGATCGGGAGTGGGAACGCGACCGCCACTTCCTGCAAGTGGTCGGACGCCTGCGCCAGGACGTCAGCCGCCAGCAGGCTCAAGAGGAGATGGACCGCATTTCCGCCGATCTGCGCCAGGAATACCCGCAGCTTCAGGGCGACCGCGGGGCCAATGTCACCGATCTGCGCAGCGCCCTCAACTTTGCCCACGACATCATCCAGCCCATGTCGGGCATCCTCCTGGCGGCCGTTGGCTTCGTGTTGCTGATCGCCTGCGCCAACGTCGCCAATCTTCTGCTCTCGCGCTCGGCGGCGCGTCGGCGCGAGATCGCTCTGCGTTCGGCCCTGGGCGCCGCACGCGGACGCCTGCTGCGACAGTTGTTGACGGAAAGCGCCGTCCTCTCTTTGATGGGAGCCGCAGCCGGATTGCTGTTGGCCCACTTCGCCTCCTCGGCAATGGCCTCGCTCATCCCGGCCGACCTCTACAAAGTCGGCGCCATCGGACTGGATTTCTCCGTATTCCTCTACACGCTGGCTCTGGCCCTGCTCACGGCCCTGATCTTCGGAACCCTGCCGGCCCTCAGGCTGGCCCGCTCCAACCTGGTCGACAACCTCAAGGAAGGCGGTGCGGGAAGCGGCTGGGGACGCTCCTCGGGGCGCATGCACGGCCTGCTGGTGACGGCCGAGATCAGCATGGCCATCATTCTTCTTGTCGGCGCTGCACTGATGGTCCGCTC
The genomic region above belongs to Acidobacteriota bacterium and contains:
- a CDS encoding ABC transporter permease, whose amino-acid sequence is MTQLFQDLRFALRTLFKNPGFTIVAVLALALGIGANASIFSFVNAFLLRPMPFAEPERLVHVWGTDSRRGYDKFRVSVPEFQDWRERGRSFADLAAFNYTEETLTGLDVPEKISAGRVSSNLMELLGVEPLQGRAFLPGEDSRTATPVAVISERLWKNRLGGEAVLGQPIEINETAYAIIGVMPDRFRFPLPTTDVWMPRIMDREWERDRHFLQVVGRLRQDVSRQQAQEEMDRISADLRQEYPQLQGDRGANVTDLRSALNFAHDIIQPMSGILLAAVGFVLLIACANVANLLLSRSAARRREIALRSALGAARGRLLRQLLTESAVLSLMGAAAGLLLAHFASSAMASLIPADLYKVGAIGLDFSVFLYTLALALLTALIFGTLPALRLARSNLVDNLKEGGAGSGWGRSSGRMHGLLVTAEISMAIILLVGAALMVRSFLNLQDIDPGFEGRPVLTAKLEIPSNRYGEADQRRLFHRRLIEEVGTAPQVSAAATVNLLPLNHETDAREFSIVGRPTADSSPRYATAFTVSPEYFKVLGVPILQGRGLRASDDENAPLAAVISQSMADRHWPRGNALGSQIEVEHLPQPVTVVGIAADTRQTDLAEARQSLLFLGQMQIPSRYFRVLARSQGDPRQLAGTVRAALARIDATIPLTEVRTLQEVVEEFLLPQRTLTQSLGILSSGALLLAAIGIYGLMAFFVSQRVREIGIRMALGARRQDVLTMVLGRVGRLAAIGVVIGLAGAFALTRFMAAFLEGVQPADPVSFLIIALLLGAVAVASGLIPAARASRIDPLTALRHE